A DNA window from Centroberyx gerrardi isolate f3 chromosome 3, fCenGer3.hap1.cur.20231027, whole genome shotgun sequence contains the following coding sequences:
- the saraf gene encoding store-operated calcium entry-associated regulatory factor has translation MKRFILLMLSFLLVEHVESWNEGSVLLRDVQVLTLYRGRYTTARRSSPVLQLQCVGGSAGCGAFVPEVVQCQNKGWDGADAQWECKTDMDNAYRFGRIEVSCEGYSHPDDAYVLKGSCGLEYTLELTEEGRKRTQGAGGSHYGSKGFGGFGDFASSFFSGFSGNKHHHHSNQQNHQSSHPSTSEDSGSLLVVAVLLLLAYGVYKLFLSGNTAQWGQEGNQGGYPGDDHRGHTAGPPPPGFKPDFTDYPGANPGYPGANPGYPGANPGYGFRSNNSYGQQYPGGRAARGTGGGFWTGMGTGGVLGYLFGRQRTQPHSYNYTHHSDSRPPPARDPTFSTGTRTASGFGGTKRR, from the exons ATGAAACGGTTTATTTTGCTTATGCTGTCGTTTCTGTTGGTGGAACACGTCGAGAGTTGGAATGAAG GCAGCGTGCTGCTTCGGGACGTCCAGGTGTTGACGCTGTACAGGGGTCGATACACCACGGCCAGACGCTCCAGCCCGGTGCTTCAGCTTCAGTGTGTTGGAGGCTCGGCGGGCTGCGGGGCCTTCGTCCCAGAGGTGGTCCAGTGTCAGAACAAAGGCTGGGATGGAGCGGATGcacag TGGGAATGTAAGACAGACATGGACAACGCGTACCGTTTCGGCCGTATCGAAGTGAGCTGCGAGGGCTACAGCCACCCTGACGATGCCTACGTACTGAAGGGCTCTTGTGGGCTGGAGTATACACTGGAACTGACCGAAGAGGGGCGGAAGAGGACGCAAGGGGCCGGGGGTTCACACTATGGATCCAAGGGATTCGGAG GTTTCGGGGATTTCGCCTCTAGTTTCTTCAGCGGTTTCTCCGGCAACAAGCATCATCATCACAGTAACCAACAAAATCATCAGAGCTCACACCCGTCCACTAGCGAGGATTCAGGAAGCCTGCTGGTGGTGGCTGTGCTACTGCTGTTAGCCTACGGCGTGTACAAGCTGTTCCTCAGCGGTAACACCGCCCAGTGGGGGCAGGAGGGCAACCAGGGTGGTTACCCCGGAGACGATCACCGTGGCCACACTGCAGGACCCCCGCCCCCCGGATTCAAACCTGACTTTACGG ACTATCCTGGTGCCAACCCGGGCTATCCTGGTGCCAACCCAGGCTATCCTGGTGCCAACCCAGGCTACGGCTTCCGCAGCAACAACAGCTATGGACAACAGTACCCAGGAGGCCGTGCCGCACGGGGAACAGGAGGCGGCTTCTGGACGGGCATGGGGACAGGAGGGGTGCTGGGATATCTCTTCGGTCGGCAGAG gaCTCAGCCCCACAGCTATAACTACACCCATCACTCTGACAGTAGACCCCCTCCTGCTAGAGACCCCACCTTCAGCACTGGCACACGCACGGCATCAG GTTTCGGGGGAACCAAGAGAAGATAG